The Staphylococcus sp. 17KM0847 DNA segment TTGAAAAAGAGCTGGACAGCATTATTGGAAACGGCTTTGCGGTCATTTATTTGATTTCGCAACGACTTGTAAAAAAATCATTAGAAGATGGTTATTTAGTAGGTTCACGAGGATCAGTCGGCTCAAGTTTTGTAGCAACAATGACTGAAATTACTGAAGTGAACCCGCTTCCGCCGCATTATATTTGTCCGAAATGTAAAAAGAGTGAGTTTTTCAATGATGGATCAGTCGGTTCAGGATTTGACTTACCAGATAAAATATGTGAATGCGGTACGGAATTTATTAAAGAAGGTCAAGATATTCCATTTGAAACATTTTTAGGATTCAAAGGAGATAAAGTTCCTGATATTGATTTAAACTTTAGTGGAGAATATCAACCTCATGCACATAACTATACAAAAGTGCTATTTGGTGAAGACTATGTTTATCGTGCTGGAACAATTGGTACAGTCGCTGAAAAAACTGCATTTGGTTTTGTTAAAGGTTATTTAAATGATCAAGGCATCCACAAACGAGGTGCTGAAGTGGATCGCCTTGTTAAGGGATGCACAGGTGTTAAACGAACAACGGGACAACACCCTGGTGGTATTATCGTTGTCCCAGATTATATGGATATTTATGATTTTACACCGATTCAATATCCGGCAGATGCGCAGAATTCAGCATGGATGACGACGCATTTTGACTTCCATTCGATTCATGATAATGTATTGAAGCTAGATATACTCGGTCACGATGATCCAACGATGATTCGCATGCTGCAAGATTTGTCAGGGATTGATCCCAAAACGATTCCAGTTGATGATAAAGAAACGATGGGGATTTTCAGCTCACCTGAGACACTGGGTGTAACCGAAGATGAAATATTGGCAAAAACAGGAACATTTGGCGTGCCAGAGTTTGGTACAGGTTTTGTACGTCAAATGTTAGAAGATACAAAGCCAACTACTTTTTCAGAGTTAGTCCAAATTTCAGGGCTTTCGCATGGAACAGATGTATGGTTAGGTAACGCTCAAGACTTAGTGCGTAGTGGAACATGTACACTATCCAGCTGTATCGGTTGTCGTGATGATATTATGGTGTATTTAATGTATGCCGGACTAGAGCCATCACTCGCCTTTAAAATTATGGAATCAGTGCGTAAAGGTAAAGGTTTATCTGATGAATGGGAAGATGTTATGCGTGAAAACAATGTACCAGAATGGTATTTAGATTCATGTAAAAAGATTAAATATATGTTCCCGAAAGCCCATGCTGCGGCTTACGTATTAATGGCTGTTCGCATTGCTTATTTCAAAGTACATCATCCGCTCTATTACTATGCGAGCTATTTTACTGTTCGAGCATCAGACTTTGATTTATTGACAATGGTTAAAGATAAAGACAGTATAAGAAATACAGTAAAAGATATGTATGCACGTTATATGGACTTAGGTAAAAAGGAAAAAGATGTACTAACAGTGTTAGAGATTATGAACGAAATGGCACATCGTGGATTTAAGATGCAGCCTGTTCATCTTGAAAAGAGTAAGGCATTTGAGTTCATTATTGAAGGAGATACATTGATTCCACCATTTATTGCAGTACCGGGGCTAGGTGAAAACGTTGCACAACGCATTGTAGAAGCACGTGAAGAAGGTCCCTTTTTATCCAAAGAAGATTTAAACAAAAAAGCGGGTGTATCAGCGAAGGTCATCGAGTATTTAGATGATTTAGGTTCGTTACCCGATATGCCAGATAAAGCACAGCTTTCTATTTTTGATATGTAACATTGCATTTGTCGTAGTAGTACATATGTGATATAATAATGGTGCTTATAAAAATGGACTCAAGCAGAAAGAGTGGGTGTTACCCGCTCTTTTCTGTTTGTATGTTACTGATAAGGGGGCAAGTATGAGTAAAGTTACAGAGCAAGTTGAAACATTGATACAACCTGTCCTTGATGAATTAGGGTATGAACTCGTAGATGTAGAATTTGTAAAAGAAGGGCGCGATCACTATTTACGCATTTCAATTGATAAACCGGGTGGTGTAGATCTCAATGATTGTACACGCGCATCTGAACACATTAGTGTGGTGATGGATGAGCATGATCCGATTGCACAAGCGTATTATTTAGATGTCGCTTCACCGGGTGCAGAACGACCTATAAAAAAAGAAAAAGATTATCAACAAGCGATTGATAAGCCTGTATTTGTATCGTTGTATGCACCAATTGAAGGTGATAAGGAATGGTTAGGTACATTGACATCTGTCACAGAGGAAACCATTGAAATGACCGTGAAAATTAAAGCAAAATCAAAAATAATTACAATACCGCGTGAGAAAATTGCAAAAGCGCGTCATGCAGTCATGCTTTGATGCATTGTAAGGAGGAAGATTTGTGAAAAGTAATGAACTATTATTAGCAACCGAGTATTTAGAAAAAGAAAAAAGAATTCCAAGAGAAGTATTGATTGATGCGATTGAAGCGGCATTAATTACAGCATATAAAAAGAATTATGAGAGTGCGCGTAATGTTCGTGTAGAACTGAGTTTAGATAATGGAACATTCCATGTTATTGCACGTAAAGAAGTTGTTGAAGAAGTCATGGATGATCGTGAAGAAGTTGATATTTCAACAGCGTTAGTCAAAAACCCTGCATATGAAATTGGTGATATTTATGAAGAAGATGTTACACCGAAAGACTTTGGACGTGTAGGTGCACAAGCTGCGAAACAAGCAGTGATGCAACGTTTACGTGATGCGGAACGTGAAATTTTATATGAAGAGTTTATTGATAAAGAAGATGACATAGTGACAGGTGTTATTGACCGTGTCGATCACCGTTATGTATATGTTAATCTCGGCAGAACAGAAGCCGTATTGTCAGAAGCAGAGCGCAGTCCAAACGAATCATATATTCCTAATGAACGCATTAAAGTATATGTTAACAAAGTAGAACAAACAACTAAAGGACCTCAAATTTTTGTATCGCGTAGTCATCCAGGATTACTCAAGCGTTTGTTCGAACAAGAAGTACCAGAAATTTTTGAAGGTACAGTTGAAGTGAAGTCTGTTGCACGTGAAGCAGGAGATCGCTCGAAAATCAGTGTATATGCTGAAAATGGTGATATTGATGCTGTTGGTGCGTGTGTGGGTGCAAAAGGTGCACGTGTTGAGGCTGTGGTTGAAGAGCTTGGTGGCGAAAAGATTGATATTGTACAATGGGATGCAGATCCAAAAGTATTTGTGCGCAATGCATTAAGTCCATCACAAGTGGTTGACGTTATTGTGGATGAGGAAAATCAATCTACAACAGTTATCGTGCCAGATTATCAACTGTCATTGGCAATTGGTAAGCGTGGTCAAAATGCACGACTTGCAGCTAAATTAACAGGTTGGAAAATTGATATTAAATCTGAAACAGATGCTAAAGCACTCGGTCTTGATCAATTACAATCAACGACTGATGAAGATAAAGCAGTTGTTGAAGATGAGGAAGTGCCAGCGGAAGAAACAGACGTATTAGAACAACATACAGAACAAACACCATTGAATATAGAGGATGAAGTGGAACAGGAATAGGAGGGATTTTCATGAAAAAACGTAAAATTCCTATGCGTAAATGTATTTTATCTAATGAGATGAAGCCTAAAAAAGATATGATTCGTGTTGTACAAAACAAAGAAGGTGACATCGCAGCAGATGCAACAGGTAAAATGCAGGGACGTGGTGCGTATGTCAGTAAAGATGTAGCACTTGTAGAGCAAGCACAACAAGCACAAAAGCTCGAACAATTTTTTAAAGTATCACAGGAAACACTAGAACCTGTATATAAAGAGATTATTCGATTGATCTATCGGGAAGAGATACCTACAAAATGAATCAACAACAATTTTTGAATTTTTTAGGGATTGCTATGCGTGCTGGCAAAGTTAAGACAGGCGAATCGGTTTTATTAACAGAAATTAAGAAGCAACGATTAAAGTTAGTGTTAATCGCTGAAGATGCATCGAACAATACAAAAAAAATATTAGAAAACAAATGTACAACTTATCGCATACCGTATCGAATGGTGAGCAATCGATATGATTTAGGTAAAGCGATGGGGAAACAGGCGCGTGTCAATATCGGCATTACAGATCAAGGCTTTGCAAAAAAGTTGATCACGATGATCGATGAAGACAAGTAAGGAGTGGTTGAATGAGTAAACAAAGAATATATGAATATGCAAAAGAACTTAATATCAAAAGCAAAGATGCTATTGATGAATTGAAAAAAAATGGCGTAAATGTTTCGAATCATATGCAAGCATTAGAAGCAGATCATGTAAAAATCTTAGATAAGGCGTTTAAAAAAAGCCAAACTTCAAACGATAAAAAAGAAACAGCACCAAAACAAAAACAGCAACAAAATAAAGGCAAAAATCAAAACAATCAACAACAAAAAAATAATAAAGCCAATCATGCTAACAACAAGAAAAATAAAAAGAATCAGAAAAACAACAAGAAAAATCAACCACAACAACAAAAACCTGCAGAGCCTAAAGAAATGCCATCAAAAATCACGTATACAGAAGGCATTACTGTGGGTGAGTTAGCTGGAAAGTTAGGCGTAGATTCATCAGAAATTATTAAAAAGTTATTCTTATTAGGCATTATGGCAAATATCAACCAATCATTAGATATTGAAGCACTTGAATTAATCGCTTCAGACTATGGTGTTGAATTAGAAGAAGAAGTGATTATTGATGATAATGACTTAGATATTTATTTTGAAGATGTTGAAGAAGATGAAGCGGCAGTAGAACGTCCAGCAGTTGTTACAATTATGGGACACGTTGACCATGGTAAAACAACATTGCTTGACTCAATTCGTCATACGCACGTAACAGCAGGAGAAGCAGGCGGTATCACACAACATATCGGTGCATACCAAATTGAAAACAAAGGTAATAAAATCACGTTCTTAGATACACCGGGTCACGCAGCATTTACAACGATGCGTGCACGTGGTGCGCAAGTGACAGATATTACGATTCTTGTGG contains these protein-coding regions:
- the rimP gene encoding ribosome maturation factor RimP, with translation MSKVTEQVETLIQPVLDELGYELVDVEFVKEGRDHYLRISIDKPGGVDLNDCTRASEHISVVMDEHDPIAQAYYLDVASPGAERPIKKEKDYQQAIDKPVFVSLYAPIEGDKEWLGTLTSVTEETIEMTVKIKAKSKIITIPREKIAKARHAVML
- the nusA gene encoding transcription termination factor NusA; its protein translation is MKSNELLLATEYLEKEKRIPREVLIDAIEAALITAYKKNYESARNVRVELSLDNGTFHVIARKEVVEEVMDDREEVDISTALVKNPAYEIGDIYEEDVTPKDFGRVGAQAAKQAVMQRLRDAEREILYEEFIDKEDDIVTGVIDRVDHRYVYVNLGRTEAVLSEAERSPNESYIPNERIKVYVNKVEQTTKGPQIFVSRSHPGLLKRLFEQEVPEIFEGTVEVKSVAREAGDRSKISVYAENGDIDAVGACVGAKGARVEAVVEELGGEKIDIVQWDADPKVFVRNALSPSQVVDVIVDEENQSTTVIVPDYQLSLAIGKRGQNARLAAKLTGWKIDIKSETDAKALGLDQLQSTTDEDKAVVEDEEVPAEETDVLEQHTEQTPLNIEDEVEQE
- the rnpM gene encoding RNase P modulator RnpM, translating into MKKRKIPMRKCILSNEMKPKKDMIRVVQNKEGDIAADATGKMQGRGAYVSKDVALVEQAQQAQKLEQFFKVSQETLEPVYKEIIRLIYREEIPTK
- a CDS encoding YlxQ family RNA-binding protein, yielding MNQQQFLNFLGIAMRAGKVKTGESVLLTEIKKQRLKLVLIAEDASNNTKKILENKCTTYRIPYRMVSNRYDLGKAMGKQARVNIGITDQGFAKKLITMIDEDK